The Gemmatimonas phototrophica region AAGCGGCGCCCGAACCGCTGGTGCCGTTGGTTCGGCAACGGGTGCCGGTTGAACTTCTGGCCTGTTTCTCGAACACGCAGAAGACAGTAATAAAACACCAAAGAGCCATACTGGTAAAAAACGACGAAACAGCACCACGGATAAAAACTGATGGGTCACGGAGTGCACACGGATACACCCTGCTTGATCCGCGTTCAATCCGTGACCCATCTCTTCCTATCCGTGGTGCTGTTCACGCCGTTCAAGCGGTTCAGGCTGATCAAGCGGTTCGCGCCGACCGTCACCCCTTAACCACTTCCGGGCGGAAATACGGCTCCAGGAAGTGGAGCAGATCCTCGACGCTGCGGACGGCGGTCTTGAGGCCGTCGAGTTCGTGGGCCCGCGGCAGGCGGGCGCCGGCGCGGTCGGCAATCACCAGCACGGCGTCTTCGAGGTCGAGATCCACCAGACCGTACTCGCGCTGGAGATCGTCCTGCGGATTCACGATGTAGTGCGGCTCCTGCGCCCCATGCCGTTCGGCGAGGTACCCGTAAACCTGCGCCAACAGGATCTCCGGGAATCGCCCCCGGAACGCATCGCGGAAACGCGACAGGCCGTCGCGCTCGATGGACGCACGATTCAACCGGCTTGCACGCGCCAGGGCGAACAATCCAAGCAGCAATACGACGATGGCTACTGAAACGGACAGACGCACTACCGCAGCACCCTCGGGAAATGGGGAGACGTGTGTCGCGGCCACCATTGGCAGGCACACGTCCTGTCACACGAATGAACACCGCGGGGGACCGGACGTGACGGACTGCCGACGCACTCGGCATACAGTACACCGGGACCGCGATACGCGAAACAGTCGGATCGCATGATTCGGGTACGAGTGGCGAAGGAATTCCGCTGAACCGCTGATCCTTTCGCCCCTTACCACCACAAAGCTGCCACTGTTTGGTTGAGTCGACCACATGAAGTCTTGATCACCAACACCACCATCTCCGATTAGTGAACAGTTTCGTTGACGAACACCATAAAGCCGAGTTATACTGTCGGCATGGAGGACGTCGTCGGGGCACTGGGTGGGTTTCGGGGGGTTCGAGCCGAGTTGCTGGTGGCGCTCAAAAAAGCGCAACCACTGACGGCTCAGGAGCTTGGCGAGCAGTTCGGCCTCACGGCCAACGCCCTCCGCCGCCACTTGAAGGCCCTCGAGGAGGATGGTCTGGTACGCTACCAGCGCGATGTGCGCGGGGTGGGGGCACCGGTCTACGCCTTTTCGTTGACGCCGGCAGGTGAGGCACTCTTCCCCCGCTCGTACGTCCAGGTGCTTGCCAATGCCCTCGACGCCCTGCGGTCCCAGACCGGCGATCAGGCAGTGGAAGCCGTGCTGGAGGCCGAATGGCGCCGCCTGGCCGATGAGGCCGGACCGGTGCTCGAGGCGCTGCCGTTGGATGAGCGGGTGCCGCTGGTCGCGGAGCTGTTGACCGCCAAGGGTTATATGGCCGAAGCCGTGCGTGTTGAGCGTGCGGTGGAGCAGGACGCGGGTGGTGTGGACATGCTCTCGGAAATTGAGGCAACTCCCACGCTCACTCTGCGCATTCATAACTGTGCAGTCCGGGAAATCGCCGAGCGCTTTCCCGAGGCCTGCGCAGTGGAAGCAAAGTTCGTTGAACGGCTGCTGGGTGTTCCGCTGGTGCGCAGTGCGCACCGGCTGGGCGGCTGCGGTCACTGTGAATACGGCGTGTCAGGTCACCTTTCGACGGTGAAACAGGAGCAGGCATGAGTTCGACCATCGAGCAACTGGTCAATCGCGAGTACCAGTACGGCTTCAGCACGGACATCGAGTCCGATACGCTGCCGCCCGGGCTGACCGAAGACACGGTCCGCTTCATTTCGGCCAAGAAGCAGGAGCCGGAATGGCTGCTCGACTGGCGCCTCAAGGCGTTCCGTCGCTGGCAGACCATGAAGGAGCCGCATTGGGCCAACGTCAATTATCCCCCCATCGACTATCAGGCCGCGTCGTACTATAGCGCGCCCAAGACGTCCAAGCCCCTCGGCTCCCTCGACGAGGTGGACCCCACGCTGCTCGAGACGTACAAGAAGCTCGGCATCTCCCTCACCGAGCAGAAGCGCCTCAACAACGTGGCCGTTGACGCGGTGTTCGATTCCGTGTCGGTGGGCACCACCTACAAGGAAGAGCTGGGCAAGCACGGCATCGTCTTCATGTCGTTCGGTGAAGCGGTGCGCGAGCATCCGGAACTCATCAAGAAGTACCTGGGCTCCGTGGTGCCGTACAGCGACAATTTCTTTGCGGCGCTCAACAGCGCGGTCTTTTCCGACGGCTCGTTCTGCTACATCCCCAAGGGGGTGAAGTGCCCCATGGAACTGTCCACCTATTTCCGCATCAATGCGGCGGAAACGGGACAGTTTGAGCGCACGCTCATTGTGGCGGACGAGGGCTCGCACGTGAGCTATCTCGAAGGGTGTACCGCGCCCAAGCGCGACACCAATCAGCTGCACGCCGCCGTCGTGGAAATCGTGGCCCTCGACAACGCCACCGTGAAGTACAGCACCGTGCAGAACTGGTACGCCGGCGACGAAAATGGTCTTGGTGGCATTTACAACTTCGTCACCAAGCGCGCCAAGGCGATGACCAACGCCAAGGTGTCGTGGACGCAGGTGGAAACCGGCTCCGCCATCACGTGGAAATATCCCAGCGTGATTCTGCAGGGCGACAACAGCGTCGGCGAGTTCTACTCGGTGGCCGTGGCCAGCAAGATGCAGCAGGCCGACACCGGCACGAAGATGATCCACATCGGGCGCAACACGAAGTCCACGATTGTCTCCAAGGGCATCAGTGCCATGAAGGGGCAGAACAGCTATCGCGGCAAGGTGCAGATCCTGCCCAAGGCGGAGGGCGCGCGCAACTACACGCAGTGCGACTCGATGCTGGTGGGGAACGCCTGCGGTGCGCACACCTTCCCGTACGTGGAGGTGGGGAACAACAGCGCCACGCTGGAGCACGAGGCGTCCACGTCGAAGATCGGTGAAGACCAGATCTTCTATCTCAAGGCGCGCGGTCTCGACGCCGAGCAGGCCGTGTCGATGATTGTGAGCGGCTTCTGCAAGGAAGTGTTCAAGGAGCTGCCCATGGAGTTCGCGCTCGAAGCGCAGCAGCTGCTGGGCATCACGCTTGAGGGGTCGGTGGGGTAAAGCCCGCCTGATCGTCGCAGAAGTTTTCAGTGTTCAGTTGGGGTTGTCAGTTATCAGTTCGAGTTACCAGTAATCAGTTGAACTGACAACTGAGAACTCGAACTGACAACTGAAAACTCAAACTGAAAACTCACCACTACTCCGCCTACACACTTCACTTTCCGTTCACGATATATGCTCCAGATCACCGACCTGCAGGCTTCCATCGACGGCAAGCCAATCCTCAAGGGTATTTCGCTCACCGTCAACGCCGGCGAAGTGCATGCGGTCATGGGCCCCAACGGCTCGGGCAAGAGCACGCTTGCGCAGGTGCTGGCCGGCCATCCGGCCTATGAGATCACCGGCGGCGAGGTGCTGTACAACGGCGAAAACCTCCTGGAGATGGATGCCGAAGTGCGCGCCCAGAACGGCGTGTTTCTGGCGTTCCAGTATCCCGTGGAAATCCCGGGCGTGACGAACGCGTACTTCCTGCGTGCCGCCTACAACGAGATCCGGAAGGCCAAGGGTCTGGAAGAAGTGGATCCCATGGAGTTCCTCGACCTCGTGGAAGAGAAGCTCAAGTTGGTGGATATGGATCCGGCCATGCTGAGCCGCTCGGTAAACGCGGGCTTCTCGGGTGGTGAAAAGAAGCGGAACGAAATTCTGCAGATGGCCGTGCTGCAGCCCATGCTGGCCATTCTTGACGAGACAGACTCCGGGCTCGACATCGACGCGCTGCGCATCGTGGCCGAGGGCGTCAATGCGCTCAAGCGCCCGGACAACGCCGCCATCGTGGTGACGCACTACCAGCGCCTGCTCAACTACATCGTGCCCGACTTCGTGCACGTGCTGGCCGGTGGCCGCATCATCAAGAGTGGTGACAAGTCGCTGGCGCTCGAGCTCGAAGCGCGTGGCTACGACTGGATTCTGGAGACGGTGGCGTGACCACGGGACTCCGTTTCGCTGAGCAGGCCGTCGAGGCGTCCGCCGCCAACGCGCCCGGCTCCATCAAGGCATTGCGTGCAGAAGGCAGCGCCGCGTTTCAGACGCTGGGCTTCCCCACCACGCGCAACGAAGACTGGCACTACACCAACGTGTCGGCCATTTCGTCGGGGCAGTATCTGCCGGCCATCGACAGCCCGGTGGGTGCCATCAGCGCCGACGCGCTGGCGCCTTTCACCTTTGGCGCCGACTGGCCGCTGGTCGTGTTTGTGAATGGCCGCTTCGCCCCGGACCTGTCCACGCTCAACACCCTGCCGGCCGGGATCCGGGTGCTGGACATGGCTACGGCCTCGGCGGAAGAGCCCGAGTTGCTGGGCAAGTACCTCGGGACGATTGCGCCCGCCACCCGCGACGGTTTCACGGCGCTGAATGCGGCGTTCGCCGGCGAAGGTACGTTCATTCACGTGGCCAAGGAGATGGTGATCGAGCATCCCATCCACCTCCTGCATGTCATGGACGAACAGGGGGCCAACATCATGAGCCACCCGCGCCACGTCATGGTGGTGGAGCGTCACGCCAAGGCGTCGGTGGTGGAGAGCTACGTGAGTGTGGCCGACGTCCCGTATTTCACCAACGCGGTAGTGGAAGCGTTCGTGGAAGACGGGGCCACGCTGCAGGTCATTCGCATTCAGCGCGAGTCACGCCAGGCCAACCATGTGGGCACGGTGGAAGCGCGCCAGGGTCGCGACAGCCATTTCCTCACGTTCACCTTTCAGACCGGCGCCAACCTGTCGCGCAGCAATGTGTACACGGTGCTGGACGGCGAGGGATGCGGCTGCACGATCAACGGCCTCTACATGCTGGACGGCGAGCAGCACGGCGATCACCAGACGCGCGTGGAGCATGTGAAGGAGAATTGCTTCAGCCGCGAAGCCTACAAGGGGTTGATCGACGACAGCGCGCACGGTGTCTTCAACGGCAAGGTGTATGTGCACCCCGAAGCCCAGAAGACCGACGGCAAGCAGACCAACCACACGCTGCTGCTGTCCGAAAAGGCGCAGATCGACACCAAACCGCAGCTCGAGATCTTTGCCGACGATGTGAAGTGCACGCACGGGGCGACCGTGGGGCGCATGGACGAAACGGCACTGTTCTATCTCAAGAGCCGCGGGGTGGGCAAGACGCTCGCCAAGCAGCTGCTCATGTATGCCTTTGCCGCCGACGTGCTGGAAACGATCGACAACCCGGTGATCGTTGAAGCGCTCGAGACGCTGACCGTGGAGCGGTTCACGGGCAGTGCGCATCACTGAGCAACTGACAACTGACAACTCCAACTGACGACTGAAATCTCTGACTGACCACTGAGAACTTTCAGGGCCGTCGAGCTTTCAGTTTTCAGTCGGAGTCATCAGCTCTCAGTCGAAGTTTTCAGTCTTCAGCTTGAAACGCCATGACCGACCTCCAGGAGCTCTACCAATCCGTCATCCTCGACCACAACCGCAAGCCGCGCAATTTCGGTGAGCTGGCGGGGGCCAATCGTCACGCCGACGGCAAGAATCCGTTGTGTGGAGACGAAGTGCATGTGGCGCTGGTGGTCGAGCAGGACGTCATCACCGACGTGAAGTTCACGGGCCACGGCTGCGCCATTTCCAAGGCGTCGGCGTCGCTCATGACGGCGGCGGTGAAGGGGAAGTCGCGGGCTGATGTCGAGGCGCTTTTTCTGCGCTTCCATGCGCTCGTGTTGGGCCAGGATCCGGAGGGCGGGAAGGACCTCGGCCAGCTGGTGGTCTTTAGCGGCGTGTCCCGGTTTCCGGTGCGCGTGAAGTGTGCCTCGCTATCGTGGCACACGCTCAAGGCCGCG contains the following coding sequences:
- a CDS encoding helix-turn-helix transcriptional regulator, with protein sequence MEDVVGALGGFRGVRAELLVALKKAQPLTAQELGEQFGLTANALRRHLKALEEDGLVRYQRDVRGVGAPVYAFSLTPAGEALFPRSYVQVLANALDALRSQTGDQAVEAVLEAEWRRLADEAGPVLEALPLDERVPLVAELLTAKGYMAEAVRVERAVEQDAGGVDMLSEIEATPTLTLRIHNCAVREIAERFPEACAVEAKFVERLLGVPLVRSAHRLGGCGHCEYGVSGHLSTVKQEQA
- the sufB gene encoding Fe-S cluster assembly protein SufB — its product is MSSTIEQLVNREYQYGFSTDIESDTLPPGLTEDTVRFISAKKQEPEWLLDWRLKAFRRWQTMKEPHWANVNYPPIDYQAASYYSAPKTSKPLGSLDEVDPTLLETYKKLGISLTEQKRLNNVAVDAVFDSVSVGTTYKEELGKHGIVFMSFGEAVREHPELIKKYLGSVVPYSDNFFAALNSAVFSDGSFCYIPKGVKCPMELSTYFRINAAETGQFERTLIVADEGSHVSYLEGCTAPKRDTNQLHAAVVEIVALDNATVKYSTVQNWYAGDENGLGGIYNFVTKRAKAMTNAKVSWTQVETGSAITWKYPSVILQGDNSVGEFYSVAVASKMQQADTGTKMIHIGRNTKSTIVSKGISAMKGQNSYRGKVQILPKAEGARNYTQCDSMLVGNACGAHTFPYVEVGNNSATLEHEASTSKIGEDQIFYLKARGLDAEQAVSMIVSGFCKEVFKELPMEFALEAQQLLGITLEGSVG
- the sufC gene encoding Fe-S cluster assembly ATPase SufC produces the protein MLQITDLQASIDGKPILKGISLTVNAGEVHAVMGPNGSGKSTLAQVLAGHPAYEITGGEVLYNGENLLEMDAEVRAQNGVFLAFQYPVEIPGVTNAYFLRAAYNEIRKAKGLEEVDPMEFLDLVEEKLKLVDMDPAMLSRSVNAGFSGGEKKRNEILQMAVLQPMLAILDETDSGLDIDALRIVAEGVNALKRPDNAAIVVTHYQRLLNYIVPDFVHVLAGGRIIKSGDKSLALELEARGYDWILETVA
- the sufD gene encoding Fe-S cluster assembly protein SufD, with the protein product MTTGLRFAEQAVEASAANAPGSIKALRAEGSAAFQTLGFPTTRNEDWHYTNVSAISSGQYLPAIDSPVGAISADALAPFTFGADWPLVVFVNGRFAPDLSTLNTLPAGIRVLDMATASAEEPELLGKYLGTIAPATRDGFTALNAAFAGEGTFIHVAKEMVIEHPIHLLHVMDEQGANIMSHPRHVMVVERHAKASVVESYVSVADVPYFTNAVVEAFVEDGATLQVIRIQRESRQANHVGTVEARQGRDSHFLTFTFQTGANLSRSNVYTVLDGEGCGCTINGLYMLDGEQHGDHQTRVEHVKENCFSREAYKGLIDDSAHGVFNGKVYVHPEAQKTDGKQTNHTLLLSEKAQIDTKPQLEIFADDVKCTHGATVGRMDETALFYLKSRGVGKTLAKQLLMYAFAADVLETIDNPVIVEALETLTVERFTGSAHH
- the sufU gene encoding Fe-S cluster assembly sulfur transfer protein SufU, with the translated sequence MTDLQELYQSVILDHNRKPRNFGELAGANRHADGKNPLCGDEVHVALVVEQDVITDVKFTGHGCAISKASASLMTAAVKGKSRADVEALFLRFHALVLGQDPEGGKDLGQLVVFSGVSRFPVRVKCASLSWHTLKAALESEGVLAPVSTE